A genomic segment from Aspergillus puulaauensis MK2 DNA, chromosome 1, nearly complete sequence encodes:
- the URE1_1 gene encoding urease Ure (COG:F;~EggNog:ENOG410PFDJ;~InterPro:IPR011612,IPR002019,IPR002026,IPR017951, IPR036461,IPR011059,IPR008221,IPR036463,IPR005848, IPR006680,IPR017950,IPR029754,IPR032466;~MEROPS:MER0004801;~PFAM:PF00449,PF00547,PF01979,PF00699;~go_component: GO:0035550 - urease complex [Evidence IEA];~go_function: GO:0009039 - urease activity [Evidence IEA];~go_function: GO:0016151 - nickel cation binding [Evidence IEA];~go_function: GO:0016787 - hydrolase activity [Evidence IEA];~go_function: GO:0016810 - hydrolase activity, acting on carbon-nitrogen (but not peptide) bonds [Evidence IEA];~go_process: GO:0006807 - nitrogen compound metabolic process [Evidence IEA];~go_process: GO:0043419 - urea catabolic process [Evidence IEA]): MHLIPKELDKLAISQLGFLAQRRLARGVRLNHAEAAALISSNLHELIRDGHYSVADLMSIGKTMLGRRHVLPSVPSTLVELQVEGTFRTGTYLVTVHHPISSDDGDLEKALYGSFLPIPPGDSFPDPNPDEYLPEKVPGAVIPVKNARITLNEGRKRIRLKVMSKGDRPIQVGSHYHFIEVNPQLHFDRIRAYGFRLDIPAGTSVRFEPGDTKTVTLVEIGGHKVIKGGNFLASGVVDLGRTDEIVQRLQTAGFAHVPEPGADSALVAPFTLEREAYARLFGPTTGDMIRLGTTNLWVKVEKDYTYYGDECSFGGGKSIREGMGQAAGKSTKECLDTVITNAIIIDWSGIYKADIGISDGTIVGIGKSGNPDVMDGVHPSMVIGSSTDVIAGENKIITAGGFDTHIHFICPQQAQEALATGITTFLGGGTGPSTGTNATTCTPGPTHMRQMIQACDQIPINIGITGKGNDSGGVSIEEQIIAGAAGLKLHEDWGSTPAAIDTCLDVCDKYDVQCMIHTDTLNESGFVEQTIEAFKNRTIHTYHTEGAGGGHAPDIISVVEHPNVLPSSTNPTRPFTMNTLDEHLDMLMVCHHLSKNIPEDVAFAESRIRAETIAAEDVLHDLGAISMMSSDSQAMGRCGEVILRTWNTAHKNKEQRGPLPEDEGTGADNFRVKRYISKYTINPAIAQGMSHLIGSVEVGKLADLVIWSPNYFGTKPTQILKSGMIAASMMGDPNGSIPTIQPVIMRPQFGAYLPSTSVMFVSQTSIDTNTVQNYGLKKRIEAVKQCRNIGKNDMKFNNTMPKMKVDPESYRVEADGELCTAEPAEWLPLTQDYFVY; this comes from the exons ATGCACCTTATTCCAAAGGAG CTCGATAAGCTCGCGATCTCGCAGTTGGGTTTCTTGGCTCAACGGCGACTGGCACGTGGTGTGCGACTCAACCATGCTGAGGCTGCA GCCTTGATCTCGTCCAATCTTCACGAG ttaatCCGGGATGGACACTACTCGGTTGCTGATCTCATGTCCATCGGTAAGACCATGCTCGGTCGCCGGCACGTGCTACCATCAGTCCCTTCAACATTAGTCGAACTACAAGTTGAAGGCACCTTCAGGACAGGTACTTATCTAGTCACCGTCCACCACCCCATTAGCTCCGATGATGGAGACCTTGAAAAGGCTCTCTACGGAAGTTTCCTCCCAATACCACCGGGAGACTCATTCCCGGATCCCAATCCGGATGAGTACCTACCTGAGAAGGTCCCTGGCGCAGTGATCCCCGTGAAAAACGCGCGAATCACACTGAACGAGGGGCGAAAACGAATCAGGCTCAAGGTAATGAGCAAAGGTGATCGACCGATCCAGGTCGGCTCACATTATCATTTCATCGAGGTCAATCCGCAGTTGCATTTTGATCGCATCCGCGCGTATGGGTTCCGGCTTGATATTCCTGCAGGTACATCTGTTCGATTTGAGCCTGGTGACACGAAGACCGTCACCCTTGTGGAGATTGGAGGCCATAAAGTCATTAAAGGAGGCAATTTCCTTGCTTCAGGGGTTGTTGACCTTGGCCGCACGGATGAGATCGTACAGCGCTTGCAAACTGCTGGGTTTGCGCATGTTCCTGAGCCTGGTGCGGATAGTGCTCTAGTTGCGCCTTTCACGCTAGAAAGAGAAGCATATGCCCGTTTGTTTGGCCCTACTACTGGGGATATGATTCGACTGGGCACTACCAACCTTTGGGTTAAGGTTGAGAAGGATTATACCTATTATGGAGACGAGTGCTCGTTCGGCGGTGGTAAAAGTATCCGCGAGGGCATGGGCCAGGCCGCAGGAAAGTCTACGAAGGAGTGTCTGGATACAGTGATCACAAACGCTATTATTATTGATTGGTCCGGTATCTACAAAGCAGACATTGGTATCAGTGATGGCACTATTGTCGGTATTGGCAAGTCAGGGAACCCGGACGTCATGGATGGTGTCCATCCGAGCATGGTGATCGGTTCATCAACAGATGTGATTGCGGGAGAAAACAAAATCATCACGGCGGGAGGCTTCGACACCCATATTCATTTCATCTGTCCTCAGCAGGCACAGGAGGCACTTGCCACCGGGATCACAACATTCCTAGGAGGAGGAACTGGCCCGTCAACCGGGACAAACGCAACAACCTGCACCCCAGGGCCAACGCATATGCGCCAGATGATCCAGGCGTGCGATCAGATCCCCATCAACATCGGTATCACCGGAAAAGGAAACGACAGTGGTGGAGTGAGCATCGAAGAGCAAATCATCGCAGGAGCAGCCGGTCTGAAGCTTCACGAAGATTGGGGTTCTACACCAGCCGCCATCGATACCTGCCTCGACGTTTGCGACAAATATGATGTACAATGCATGATCCACACCGACACCCTAAACGAATCTGGTTTTGTGGAACAAACCATAGAGGCCTTCAAGAACCGCACAATCCACACTTACCACACCGAAGGCGCCGGCGGTGGCCACGCCCCAGACATCATTTCCGTAGTCGAGCACCCCAACGTActccccagcagcacaaACCCTACCCGCCCATTCACAATGAACACCCTCGACGAACACCTCGACATGCTCATGGTCTGCCACCACTTATCCAAGAACATCCCCGAGGATGTCGCCTTCGCCGAAAGCCGAATCCGCGCCGAGACAATCGCCGCCGAAGACGTCCTCCATGATCTCGGCGCCATTAGCATGATGTCTTCAGATTCCCAAGCCATGGGCCGCTGCGGTGAAGTAATCCTCCGGACATGGAACACGGCACACAAGAACAAGGAGCAGCGAGGCCCACTGCCAGAGGACGAAGGCACCGGCGCAGACAACTTCCGTGTTAAGCGCTACATCAGCAAGTATACCATCAACCCGGCTATTGCGCAGGGCATGTCCCATCTCATCGGGAGTGTTGAAGTCGGCAAGCTTGCGGACCTGGTCATCTGGTCCCCCAACTACTTCGGTACCAAGCCAACTCAGATATTGAAGAGTGGAATGATTGCAGCTTCCATGATG GGCGATCCCAACGGCTCAATTCCCACAATCCAACCTGTCATCATGCGGCCGCAATTCGGT GCCTACCTCCCCAGCACGTCCGTAATGTTCGTCTCCCAAACCTCCATCGACACAAACACAGTCCAAAACTACGGACTCAAGAAGCGCATCGAGGCAGTCAAGCAGTGTCGCAATATCGGCAAAAACGATATGAAGTTCAACAACAcgatgccgaagatgaaggtcGACCCGGAGAGTTATCGCGTCGAGGCAGACGGGGAACTTTGCACTGCGGAGCCGGCGGAGTGGTTGCCGCTGACGCAGGATTATTTTGTTTATTAG
- the RPL20 gene encoding 60S ribosomal protein eL20 (COG:J;~EggNog:ENOG410PJYU;~InterPro:IPR023573,IPR028877,IPR021138;~PFAM:PF01775;~go_component: GO:0005840 - ribosome [Evidence IEA];~go_function: GO:0003735 - structural constituent of ribosome [Evidence IEA];~go_process: GO:0006412 - translation [Evidence IEA]), protein MGRLTEYQVIGRHLPTEANPTPKLYRMRIFAPNTVVAKSRFWYFLTQLRKVKKANGEIVSLNVINEKRPLKVKNFGIWLRYDSRSGTHNMYKEFREMSRTDAVESLYQDMAARHRARFGSIHILKVVEIDNADSIRRPYIKQLLQKDLKFPLPHRSASGNKKIFSYSRPSTFA, encoded by the exons ATGG GGCGTCTCACCGAGTACCAGGTCATCGGGCGTCATCTGCCCACCGAGGCCAACCCCACGCCCAAGCTGTACCGCATGCGCATCTTCGCGCCTAACACCGTCGTCGCCAAGTCGCGGTTCTGGTACTTCCTGACCCAGCTCCGTAAGGTCAAGAAGGCCAACGGTGAGATCGTCAGCCTCAACGTG ATCAACGAGAAGCGCCCCCTCAAGGTCAAGAACTTCGGTATCTGGCTTCGTTATGACTCTCGCTCCGGCACCCACAACATGTACAAGGAGTTCCGTGAGATGAGCCGAACCGATGCTGTCGAGTCTCTCTACCAGGACATGGCTGCCCGTCACCGTGCCCGCTTCGGTTCCATCCAC ATCCTCAAGGTTGTTGAGATCGATAACGCCGACTCCATCCGCCGCCCCTACATCAAGCAGCTCCTCCAGAAGGACCTCAAGTTCCCTCTTCCCCACCGCTCCGCCAGCGGCAACAAGAAGATCTTCTCTTACTCTCGTCCTTCTACTTTCGCCTAG
- the MCR1 gene encoding cytochrome b5 reductase family protein (COG:M;~EggNog:ENOG410PFBX;~InterPro:IPR001834,IPR001709,IPR001433,IPR017927, IPR008333,IPR017938,IPR039261;~PFAM:PF00175,PF00970;~go_function: GO:0016491 - oxidoreductase activity [Evidence IEA];~go_process: GO:0055114 - oxidation-reduction process [Evidence IEA]), whose product MFSRYAFRCAQPLRQSARQYSAEAPKSKSLAPVYLTVGLAGLGAGLYRYQSSAATAEAPKERTKVFTGGDQGWVGLKLSDVEVLSHNTKRLRFEFEDKESVSGLQVASALLTKFTPAGEKPVIRPYTPTSDDDQPGYLELVVKQYPNGPMSEHIHSLNVDQRLEFKGPLPKYPWETNKHNHICLVAGGTGITPMYQLAREIFKNPDDKTKVTLVFGNVKEEDILLKKEFQDLENTYPQRLRAFYVLDNPPEGWTGGKGYINKELLKTVLPEPKEDNIKIFVCGPPGMYKAISGAKVSPKDQGELSGILQELGYSKDQVYKF is encoded by the exons ATGTTTTCTCGCTATGCTTTCCGCTGCGCTCAACCCTTGAGACAG AGCGCCCGCCAATACTCTGCCGAAGCACCCAAGAGCAAGTCCCTTGCTCCTGTTTACCTGACTGTTGGTTTGGCAGGTCTTGGTGCTGGACTGTACCGCTACCAGTCCAGCGCTGCCACTGCAGAGGCTCCTAAGGAGCGAACCAAGGTTTTCACAGGCGGCGACCAAGGATGGGTTGGCCTCAAGCTGTCTGACGTTGAAGTTCTGAGCCACAACACCAAGAGACTACGTTTCGAATTCGAGGACAAGGAATCTGTCTCCGGTCTTCAAGTCGCCT CTGCTCTCTTGACCAAGTTTACCCCTGCTGGTGAGAAGCCAGTTATTCGCCCTTACACACCCACTAGCGATGATG ACCAGCCCGGCTACCTGGAGCTTGTTGTCAAGCAATACCCCAACGGCCCGATGTCTGAACACATCCACAGCTTGAACGTCGACCAGCGCCTGGAATTCAAGGGACCTCTTCCCAAGTACCCTTGGGAAACTAACAAGCACAACCACATCTGCTTGGTCGCTGGTGGAACCGGAATTACCCCCATGTACCAGCTGGCTCGTgagatcttcaagaaccCCGATGACAAGACCAAGGTCACCCTGGTCTTTGGAAACgtcaaggaggaggacattCTTCTGAAGAAGGAGTTCCAGGACTTGGAGAACACCTACCCCCAGCGACTCCGCGCCTTCTATGTCCTTGACAACCCCCCTGAGGGCTGGACTGGCGGCAAGGGCTACATCAACAAGGAGCTTCTGAAGACCGTTCTTCCCGAGCCCAAGGAGGACAACATCAAGATCTTCGTTTGTGGCCCCCCTGGAATGTACAAGGCCATTAGCGGCGCCAAGGTCAGCCCCAAGGACCAGGGCGAACTCTCGGGTATCCTGCAGGAGCTGGGATACAGCAAGGACCAGGTCTACAAGTTCTAA
- a CDS encoding uncharacterized protein (COG:B;~EggNog:ENOG410PMG6;~InterPro:IPR009071,IPR036910;~PFAM:PF00505), translated as MPKNDPKTVTVNVEEFTRTRDSVLASIAQLQSAAFELSRAYINHSNAVLGEENSNVDFTTITNALTASLKEAGLVGAPISGAGGEPGPGEKRKRKRTDPNAPKRTLTPFFLYMHHNRRHIAEELGSDAKPKEVSNEGTRRWAEMPESQKEVWKKLYADNLATYREKVAAYKAGLPYDHDDNDKAADQLHLDVAAAEGSGDEDEESEDEEEEEESSPEPAKEPTPPPPTKRRRSEGKPKEASSPVTEKKPRNKSPEKKKRAPAKKDKETPRKTAPAETGKQTKKKRKSEVGNDE; from the exons ATGCCTAAGAACGACCCCAAGACTGTTACCGTCAACGTTGAGGAGTTCACTAGGACTCGCGATAGT GTTCTTGCCAGCATCGCGCAATTGCAGTCCGCTGCCTTTGAACTGTCGCGCGCATATATTAACCATAGCAACGCGGTTCTTGGTGAAGAAAACTCCAATGTTGATTTCACAACAATCACCAATGCACTCACCGCGAGTCTCAAGGAGGCTGGCTTAGTCGGCGCGCCTATCTCAGGTGCCGGTGGCGAGCCAGGCCCTGGCGAAAAGAGGAAGCGCAAGCGCACTGACCCCAATGCGCCCAAGCGAACTCTGACTCCGTTCTTCCTGTACATGCACCACAACCGGCGTCATATCGCAGAAGAGCTAGGGTCCGATGCGAAGCCCAAGGAAGTCTCGAATGAAGGGACTAGGCGCTGGGCTGAGATGCCCGAGTCCCAGAAAGAG GTTTGGAAAAAGCTCTATGCAGACAACCTGGCGACCTACAGGGAGAAGGTGGCAGCGTACAAGGCTGGTCTCCCTTACGATCATGACGACAACGATAAGGCTGCCGACCAACTGCACCTAgacgttgctgctgccgaagggtctggcgatgaagacgaagaaagcgaggatgaggaggaagaggaagagtcCTCCCCTGAACCAGCCAAGGAACCtacacctccccctcccaccaAGCGTCGCCGCAGTGAGGGCAAGCCGAAGGAGGCCTCTTCTCCTGTTACCGAAAAGAAGCCCCGAAACAAGTCaccggaaaagaagaagcgtgCTCCTgccaagaaagacaaggagaCGCCGCGCAAGACCGCTCCTGCCGAGACGGGGAAACagaccaagaagaagcgTAAGAGCGAGGTCGGCAATGACGAGTAA